One part of the Humulus lupulus chromosome 9, drHumLupu1.1, whole genome shotgun sequence genome encodes these proteins:
- the LOC133800366 gene encoding wall-associated receptor kinase-like 20, whose translation MESTTNIFFLITLFSLTCLSLSRAPPPLASRQCENCGRTPVPYPLSTRPGCGDYALYKIRCTAGALWLDAVNGSAYPITSVNPVIRRLTIRPAGIAANACVSADFRSRGIQLDLNASFRVAAGNTILLLNCTDLYVRRNRPPVDCTANSICHRYVKDNLVVPCMKTASCCSFKVGGSNVVEYGVGVRVGGDECSAYQSFVKPGPATTAKGAEKWSESEMELEWALPSEPICKSPLDCKSLLNSKCLVDSVKVGQKRCFCDIGFEWDPITGLCTKCTNDQHGKGCKIKKKKKKSKNIAVLAGAVGGIVPVAIVIGILLYKHLNRSNSKKEAMKTLVKERELSLHSKTSGKSARIFTGKEIVKATNNFCKSNLIGSGGFGEVFKGVFDDGTVTAIKRAKLGNTKGTDQILNEVRILCQVNHRRLVRLLGCCVDLDLPLLISEFVPNGTLFDHLHRHSSKKFSPIGWILRLRIAHQTAEGLAYLHSAAVPPIYHRDVKSSNILLDDKLDAKVSDFGLSRLVEEKQSENNNTNSQTEESHMFTCAQGTLGYLDPEYYRNFQLTDKSDVYSFGVVLLEMLTAMKAIDFNREEEDVNLVVYVKKMIKEERLMEAVDPVLKEGSSKIELETMKALGLLAAACLNDQRQNRPSMKEVADEIEYLITIVSQTTKFID comes from the exons ATGGAGAGCACTACAAATATTTTCTTCCTAATAACCCTATTCTCTCTCACGTGCCTCTCACTCTCACGTGCCCCACCTCCATTGGCCTCACGCCAATGCGAGAACTGCGGCCGGACTCCGGTTCCGTACCCGCTCAGTACCCGACCCGGCTGCGGTGACTACGCTCTCTACAAGATACGTTGCACCGCCGGGGCTCTATGGCTCGACGCCGTTAATGGGTCGGCTTACCCGATCACCTCGGTCAACCCGGTAATCCGCCGGTTAACGATTCGACCCGCGGGTATTGCCGCCAACGCTTGTGTCTCCGCCGATTTTCGCAGCCGGGGTATTCAGCTCGACCTCAATGCATCGTTCAGAGTCGCCGCCGGCAATACTATCTTGCTTCTGAACTGTACGGATTTATATGTGCGCCGGAATCGTCCGCCGGTGGATTGTACGGCGAACAGCATTTGCCATCGTTACGTGAAGGATAATTTGGTTGTTCCATGCATGAAAACGGCATCGTGTTGTTCGTTTAAGGTTGGGGGTTCGAACGTTGTGGAATATGGGGTTGGGGTGAGAGTTGGGGGAGATGAGTGCTCGGCGTACCAGAGCTTCGTGAAGCCTGGGCCGGCCACGACGGCGAAGGGGGCGGAGAAGTGGTCCGAATCGGAGATGGAGTTGGAGTGGGCTTTGCCGAGTGAGCCCATTTGTAAAAGCCCACTGGACTGTAAGAGCTTGTTGAATTCGAAGTGTTTGGTTGATTCGGTTAAAGTGGGACAGAAGAGATGTTTTTGTGATATTGGATTCGAGTGGGATCCTATCACTGGACTGTGTACTAAA TGCACTAATGATCAACATGGAAAAGGTTGCaaaattaagaagaagaagaagaaatccaaGAACATTGCTG TTTTGGCGGGTGCTGTTGGTGGAATAGTACCAGTTGCAATAGTGATCGGAATTTTGTTGTACAAACACCTAAACCGCTCGAATTCGAAGAAAGAGGCAATGAAAACCCTAGTCAAAGAACGAGAACTCAGTCTCCACTCCAAAACCAGTGGCAAATCCGCCAGAATCTTCACCGGAAAAGAGATCGTCAAAGCCACTAACAACTTCTGCAAGTCCAATCTCATCGGCTCCGGCGGCTTCGGCGAAGTCTTCAAAGGAGTCTTCGACGACGGAACCGTCACGGCCATCAAACGTGCCAAGCTCGGAAACACCAAAGGAACCGATCAGATCCTGAACGAGGTCCGGATCCTCTGCCAGGTGAACCACCGTAGATTGGTGCGCCTCCTCGGCTGTTGCGTCGATCTCGATCTTCCTCTCCTGATCTCCGAATTCGTCCCCAACGGTACTCTCTTCGACCACCTCCACCGCCATAGCTCCAAGAAATTTTCACCGATCGGGTGGATCCTCCGCCTCCGGATCGCTCACCAGACCGCAGAAGGCCTCGCTTACCTCCATTCCGCCGCCGTGCCTCCGATCTACCACCGCGATGTCAAATCAAGCAACATCTTACTCGACGACAAGCTTGATGCGAAGGTCTCCGATTTCGGACTCTCGAGATTGGTAGAAGAAAAACAGAGCGAGAACAACAATACTAATAGTCAAACAGAAGAGAGCCATATGTTCACCTGTGCTCAAGGGACGTTGGGTTATCTAGATCCAGAATACTATCGGAACTTTCAGCTAACCGATAAGAGCGATGTGTACAGCTTCGGAGTGGTGTTGCTCGAGATGTTGACGGCCATGAAAGCAATTGATTTCAACAGAGAAGAGGAGGACGTGAACTTGGTTGTATATGTGAAGAAGATGATAAAGGAAGAGAGATTGATGGAAGCGGTGGATCCGGTGCTGAAAGAAGGAAGTTCGAAGATTGAGTTGGAGACGATGAAGGCGTTGGGGTTGTTGGCGGCGGCTTGTTTGAACGATCAACGGCAGAATCGGCCGTCGATGAAGGAGGTCGCCGATGAGATTGAGTACCTTATCACTATCGTTTCTCAGACTACTAAGTTTATAGACTAG